The genomic stretch GTCTGGAACTTCAAGGCCTGAATCTTCATGAACTTTCCTAAAATCAACATAGGCTATCCTTTTACCTTTGTTTGTTCTAGCCTTTACTTCTTTTAAATGTTCTACCTGTCGAACTCTGTCAACCAACTGAGCCATATCCCTTAGGTATTGAGTATCCAACTTCTTTCTAATAGAGTAATCAAGCCCCCCTGCGGCCATTTtgaccaactcatgttctggcacttgcGTAAAACACCTGGCTTTGAGTAGTCAAAATCTATTTAGATAGTCGTCAATTAGCTCAGTGAATTTTCGTCTGAAACTAGCCAACTCTTTCAAACTTATCTTCGTTTGCCCCATGTAGAACTGTTCATGAAACATTCTTTCTAGCTGGTTCCATGAATGGATCGAATTTTAGGGCAAAGTTGTGACCATGTAAAAGCATTCTTGGTAATAGAACTTGGAAAAAATTTCATCCGAAGATTCTCGTTATTTGACATATCTCCAGCTTCAATTAGATATCTTGCCACATGTTCGATAATATATTCAGTAGTATCCCTAACAAACTTggtgaatttggggattttggTCCTCAGGGGCGCATCTGTCTGTAAGACATATTCTGCCAAAGGCGATGTATAATCTGGTGTTCTGAGACCAAAATTTACCCCATTTCGAACCATAATTCTCTCGACTATGGCTGCTAGATTATTATCTGCTGCCACATCATCATGTCGAACTTGCCATATGATATCATCGACATTTTGATTCCTATTTACCATTAACACCCTTGGTTCCCTGTGCACATGTGGTTCGATCCTAGGAGGTACTACTATTCCCCCTTGATTTTGTAGGACCTGGTTAATGGTGAGGTCCTCCTCAAGCGTGGGCTCTTGATTCTCTCTTACCCAATCCCTGGGCAGGGGACGCTGGTGCTGAGGTATGCCAAGAAACTCAGACATTCGAGCCACTTGTGCTGTCATATATTGATTCGACTGAGTTGTATTCTGAATCAAAGGATTTAACACAGTGGCCAAAGTTTGAGTTAACATCTGGACCATTTCATGATTGCTTTCATCCATCTGTTGCCTCCATGCCGCCGCAGAATTGTTAGTAAGAGTGGGTAGTTGTACTGGGTGTCTTAAACCTAACGCCTGATTGGTTCGACCACGTTTATCCCGGACCCTTGTACTGGTGAATTTATGTTAGCTGCTGGTTCCGAAAAAGTAGAACTCACATTCTGTAGATTGGCCATCATTGAAGTTGGCATTCTATACGGCTGTTCTCGACCGCTAAATGGTATTGAAAAACCAGGGGATACCAACAGCCTATTTGGAATGTCCCTAATCAGTGAAGGAGTGTGGGGAGGTCCCCTAGGTCCCACATAAGTCAAAATTGGTTCAGAGTGGGAGATCGAATGCGTAGGCATCAAACTCACCATAGACGAAACTATTTTGGAGGCATGCGTTGTACCCGTATTTGCCCCCATCGAAGAAGAAGGAGGCAATATGCTGCTAGTTGATGGGTTTTGAGAATTCTGAGTTTCTGGAGGATTAATATTCGCCATCCCCGTCTGTGATTCTATCCCTGTTCGTCGTTTGTCGTTTATAGCTATTTTACCACTTCTTAAAAGCATACAACGATTCTTTTATCAAACAAAAACTTAGCAATCAAACAGAACGTTAACACTTGTCCCACTGGGTGTGCCGATTTGCTTACCTTGAAAAATGGTAAACAAtcgttgatcttccaaatttctaaatttggtcactcaaaggatcgatcagattgatcctaggacatgtgctaaaTTTCTCGTAAACGTAACGTTAATAAATGATCGAACTAAACGTCAAATCAAAGCGTTAAATAAAAACTAAAGACAAAAGAGTGACTTGAACAAAAGAACAATCTTAAATCAGAATTTAGAACTATTAAAGAAGAAGTAAACGACAAGAATTGTAGAATGGTTGAAAATAATCAAAAAGGCTGGTAAGTGTTGGAATCTTTAAAACTGTAAGGTAAAAGTTCAAAGTAAGGAAAGGAACTAAGGATCTTTAAACTTGTAAATGACGAAGTAAGAAATAAAGTGTTTGAGAGTAAAGAACAAGGAAAGATGTTTCTGAAGAGAAAGTAAAGATGATTTTAGAATGCTTTGAAATGATTAAACAATGGTGTAGACAACGTACATTCTGCGTTTTACAGTTCTTCTTCACATGAATACTTAGTAAATTTGCAGGTTTTTTGTACACAATTTGACACACACTTTTCTAACTctaagaccctatatttatactggatcAAAATAACTGCTCTGATGGTTCTTCAATCACGTCGATACACGTGGCGTCCTACATGCGTATGTTCGCTCACTCTGCTTCCACGTGTATCCTCACGGTTTCTAACGAAGGTAATCTTCCCTcctttatttaaatttcaaatctttGATCGAAACCGTTTTCTAACTGCTCCTTAAGGAACTGCTCCGAAACTTTAGCTATAAGCTTGATCTTTATCCAATCAGCTAAGCCAATCTACCCTCAGCTGGTCGAATCACCTCTTAGTCGAAACTAGATGTACATGCTTTTCCAATTTTGATAATTTGAAGTGGGCGTCGAAAATTTGAGCTaacacattcttgtcttgtggattgcatcccattggtcagatattttccactctaaacttttaatttcTATCTAGGATAAtatcttcatctcctcccacttatttaatttcaaaatctctccctcattttaaaaccttctttgtttgtgttttcaacttagacttgttttaatgactagaaactttggtcttatgccattgaattttcaaacattttcttaattcaaacttgtaaataaacttaatcatattgacattaatttcaaaagccaaaagaactaacaacctcataTAATACTTTTGGCAattttgtgcctttttcttttaacCTTTTCAAAAGAGAtcatttagatttgagttatctttgatTGAGATATAATTCTTCCATTTCCATGATATTTAattataagtctttccatttattaggggttagtggcataccTGTTGATTAAATCCAAGTTTCAaccctccctcttaaatgttgtaaagcaGTTATTATTGGTGGAtatttggttgagtattctccctttgataacaaaagatctttaagtTTTT from Lathyrus oleraceus cultivar Zhongwan6 chromosome 7, CAAS_Psat_ZW6_1.0, whole genome shotgun sequence encodes the following:
- the LOC127104533 gene encoding uncharacterized protein LOC127104533, which encodes MANINPPETQNSQNPSTSSILPPSSSMGANTGTTHASKIVSSMNTTQSNQYMTAQVARMSEFLGIPQHQRPLPRDWVRENQEPTLEEDLTINQVLQNQGGIVVPPRIEPHVHREPRVLMVNRNQNVDDIIWQVRHDDVAADNNLAAIVERIMVRNGVNFGLRTPDYTSPLAEYVLQTDAPLRTKIPKFTKFVRDTTEYIIEHVARYLIEAGDMSNNENLRMKFFPSSITKNAFTWSQLCPKIRSIHGTS